The sequence GAATTGTGACCGTCGAGAAACGGTCCGGATAGTAAGGCTTTACCCTGCGGCCCCAGTTTCTCTCGATAGGGAACCGCACGACCGCAAATCTGACTCGTCCACGCTCGTGGACTCGGGATTGCGGTAGTGCACGCCGGCACGATGCCGGCCCGCTATCTTGCGGTTCGTGCAGTTCCAATTCGACAGCTATGGCACGAATGCATACCCGTCGCCGCGGTTCGTCCGGCTCGGACCGACCGGCGACAGATGACCCACCGGAGTGGAGCGACGTCGACGCGGAGGCCATCGAGGACCGCGTCGTCGAACTGGCAGAAGAGGGCTACGACCCGAGTCAGATCGGACTCAAACTGCGGGACGAAGGCGTCCAGGGTACACCCGTCCCCAGCGTCAAAGCGGCGACCGACAAGAAGGTCACCGAGATTCTCGACGAAAACGACGCCGCCCCCGAGATGCCCGAAGACCTGTACAACCTTCTCGAGAAGGCCGTGAACCTCTGGGAGCACGTGGACGAGAACCAGCAGGACCACTCGAACAAGCGCGCCCTGCAGAACACCGAGTCCAAGATTCGACGACTCGCCAACTACTACCGCGGCGACGCCATCGACGAGGACTTCGAGTATACCTACGAGAACGCGAAAGAACTTCTGGAGTAACCACCGATGTCGACCACCGGTCGAACCGCCACAGCCGATCCGGACGACGCGGCGCTCCTCGCGACGCTTCGCGAGGCCGACGTCGTCCACCTCGTGAGCCACGCCGACGGCGATTCACTCGCCGCGGCCGGAGTGCTCGCGAACGCGCTCGCCCCCGCGAGCCTCTTTCAGATCTCGCCGGTGCGAACGGCTGCGGCGGCCGACCGACGGATCGCGGCGTCGACCGCGACGACCATCGCGATCGGCGTCGACGCCGAGAACACCGACGCGACACTCGGTGCCGACTCGAACGCGCTCGCCGCCTACGGAGTTGCAACGGAACTCGACGACGCCGATCCCGTCCTGGCGCTCGCCGGCGCGATCGCCGCGGGGACGATCCCCCAGGGCGACGTCGTGGCCGCTGCAACGGACGCCGGCGTCGAACGACGACCGGGCGTCGCCATTCCGACTGCGGATCTGGCGGACGGGCTCGCCCACTCGACGCTCTTCCACGCGGACGTCTCCGCCGACGAACAGCGGGCGGGCGCGCTGCTCGCCGAACTCGAACTGCCGGCCGAGATGGACGAGCGGGCCCACCGACGGGTCGCCTCTGCCGTTGCCCTCTCGGCGACGGAGCCACCGGCGCCGGCCAGCGCCGTCGCCGGTATCGAACGCGCCCTCCGTCCACACGTCGCGCCCGACGCCCCCTTCGAGACGGTCGAGGGGTTCGCCGACGTGATGGATGCGTTGGCGCGGAGCGATCCGGGACTCGCCGCGTCGCTGGTACTGGGTCACGCCGATCGAACCGCGGCCCTCGACGCCTGGCGCGAACACGCGTCCACCGTTCACCGGGCGGTCCGACGCGGAAAACGCACCAGGCGGGATGGACTCGTCGTCATCGAGACGAACGACACGGACCCCTGGTCGACGGCACGGCTAGTCCGGGATTTCCGCTCGGCGGAACCGACTGTCCTGGCGATCGACGACGAGGCGATCGCACTGGCGACGACGGAGGACGACGCGGTGGCTCGCCTCGAATCAACCGACGCCATCGATGCAGTCTGCGGTCGATCGAGGCTCGCCAGTGCATCGGCGGACGTCGAGGCGGACGCGCTCATCGCCGATCTGGAGGGACAGCAATGAGCCGGACAGCGACGATCCGAGCGGCGGTCACAGATCCGGAGACGGTCGCCGCCGCGCTCCGTCCCGACAACACCGAATCGATGACCACGACAGTCGACCGGTCGGACGATGGACACGCGCAGGTGGTCACGACCATCGAACGCGATTCGACCGGCGGTCTTCGGTCCACGCTCGACGACTACGTCGTCAACTGCGCCGTCGCGGACGAAACCGTACAGCTCGCCAACCGACACACCACGACCACTCATGAGTGAACGATCAGTCTCCAAACGGAGTCAAGAAAAGCGGTGGTACACCGTCCTCGCCCCGGAGCAGTTCGACCGGGCGGAGCTCGGCCAGACCCCCGCGACCGAACCCGAACAGGCACTCGACCGAACAATCGAAACCACGCTGGGCGACGTCACCGACAACGGTGGCGAGAACAACGTCAAACTCACCTTCAGGGTGACCGACGTCGGCAGTGACGCGGCGTACACCGAACTCATCAAGCACGAACTCACCCGCGATTATAACCGGAGTCTCGTCCGTCGCGGCTCCTCGAAAGTCAAGGCTATCCTGACCGTCCGCACCTCGGACGACTACCGGGTCCAGGTCCAGCCGGTGGCCTTCACGACGAAAGTCGCAGATCGGAGTCAGAAGGAGGCGATCCGTCGAACGATGCTGGACCTCGTCGAGGAGTCCGCCGCCGAGCGGACCTTCGAGGGATTCATCGACAGCATCGTCCAGGGTCGACTCTCCAGTGCCATCTACAACGAGGCCAAGACGATCTACCCGCTTCGTCGCGTCGAGGTCGCGAAGGCGACCCTCGAGGCCCACCCCGAAGAGGTCCACGCGGAAGAAGAAGCGTCGGCAGACGTCGACGAGTAGATCACGCGACGGATCCGATTTTGCCGATCGTGGCCATCGGGGCCCGAAGTATAAACACGTAAGGAGCCGTTGTGCCATCCTCGGCGTATGCGGCCACGGTTCGTCGGACGCCTCGGACACGCCGATCTCGTGACTGTCACGAATTCCGCCACCGGGTTCGTGGCCGTCGTCGCCGCGACGATCGACCCGACGCTCGCTGCCAGGGTGGTCCTCGTCGGAGCCATTCTCGATGCACTCGATGGGATCGTCGCGCGGTGGCGCGGAAGTACGCGCTTTGGCCCGCATCTGGACTCCCTTGCCGACGTGGCCAGCTTCGGCGTCGCGCCCGCGTTCATCGTTTTCACCCTCGGCAGATCGACCGCCGGGTCGATGGGCCCCATCGAACGGGCGGTCTGGATCGCCGTGCCGGCGATCTTCGTCGCGACGGCCGTCGTCCGACTGGCACTGTACACCGTCCTTGACGCGGGAGACGACACCACGGAAGGGGTCCAGACGACGCTCGCTGCGACGCTCGTTTCGGCCGCCATACTCGTCGGCGTCGGACCAACGACGGTGCTGGTCGGGACGGGCCTGCTCGCTGTGGGGATGCTGGCCCCGGTGACGTACCCTGATCTTCGAGTCCGGGACGCATTCCTGATGGGGGCCGTCCAGGCGCTGGCGATCGCGTTCCCGACCCTCGCAAATCGGGTCTTCCCGACCGCCCTGCTCGCCTGGGCCATCGGATATCTCGTTCTGTCACCCAGACTGTATCGGCGCGACGAAGGGAAACGCTCATAGGAAT is a genomic window of Halanaeroarchaeum sulfurireducens containing:
- a CDS encoding 30S ribosomal protein S15 — protein: MARMHTRRRGSSGSDRPATDDPPEWSDVDAEAIEDRVVELAEEGYDPSQIGLKLRDEGVQGTPVPSVKAATDKKVTEILDENDAAPEMPEDLYNLLEKAVNLWEHVDENQQDHSNKRALQNTESKIRRLANYYRGDAIDEDFEYTYENAKELLE
- a CDS encoding KEOPS complex subunit Pcc1; this encodes MSRTATIRAAVTDPETVAAALRPDNTESMTTTVDRSDDGHAQVVTTIERDSTGGLRSTLDDYVVNCAVADETVQLANRHTTTTHE
- a CDS encoding 30S ribosomal protein S3ae gives rise to the protein MSERSVSKRSQEKRWYTVLAPEQFDRAELGQTPATEPEQALDRTIETTLGDVTDNGGENNVKLTFRVTDVGSDAAYTELIKHELTRDYNRSLVRRGSSKVKAILTVRTSDDYRVQVQPVAFTTKVADRSQKEAIRRTMLDLVEESAAERTFEGFIDSIVQGRLSSAIYNEAKTIYPLRRVEVAKATLEAHPEEVHAEEEASADVDE
- a CDS encoding protein sorting system archaetidylserine synthase (This PssA-like phosphatidyltransferase, along with a PssD-like decarboxylase, is required in Haloarchaea for the archaeosortase ArtA to replace the PGF-CTERM sorting signal with a C-terminal lipid anchor.), with the translated sequence MRPRFVGRLGHADLVTVTNSATGFVAVVAATIDPTLAARVVLVGAILDALDGIVARWRGSTRFGPHLDSLADVASFGVAPAFIVFTLGRSTAGSMGPIERAVWIAVPAIFVATAVVRLALYTVLDAGDDTTEGVQTTLAATLVSAAILVGVGPTTVLVGTGLLAVGMLAPVTYPDLRVRDAFLMGAVQALAIAFPTLANRVFPTALLAWAIGYLVLSPRLYRRDEGKRS